In Blastopirellula sediminis, the following proteins share a genomic window:
- a CDS encoding polyprenyl synthetase family protein yields MAIAPIDSNSADSEPGRKRKSRRRQTAHLKQVPQSKQLRETIRAACVAVAAALDKSRPLSKDEMEKIVRDLLAKLEQPDSFVGWTMVMLASEFWRDQIAAVPHERRLFLLPHCLKHAEGCPADYDQFGLDCKTCGACSIADYRTIAEEMGYKVLVAEGSPIVMKIIVSGHVDAIVGVACLNVLEKAIDKILMAGIPCMAVPLLSSDCRNTSVDEDWVHDMIQVPHQQPQQTTRSYVHLMRAASALFEEKELTRLVQPQRKGPTLAEVNGHGAAALDPISATEKLALDFLARGGKYSRPFTTLAVYDALTGGEGTTGKGADRVAEYSDSVRRTALAIETFHKASLVHDDIEDDDAYRYGDITVHRKYGVPTAINLGDYMIGLGYRLVSRDRKELGCDKAARILDCLADCHMRLSEGQGAELLWRDASDKSLKPVDALKIYALKTSPAFEAALQCGAILSDAEQDYTEPMRLFARHVGIAFQILNDLKDWRGDSDNKMSAGGDVLGGRPTVLWALALENLNEAHRTELMGLIGDDSQSATSRVARVRELYAKAGVFDAAQRLVEKYRARAEEIADQLEPEELRRLMYYLADTILDDPAASQPPVVVHTLTTDLAVTPA; encoded by the coding sequence TTGGCCATTGCACCGATCGACTCCAACAGCGCAGACTCCGAGCCGGGCCGCAAGCGCAAGTCGCGTCGTCGACAGACGGCGCACTTGAAGCAGGTTCCTCAATCGAAGCAGTTGCGCGAGACGATTCGCGCCGCCTGCGTTGCGGTCGCCGCTGCGCTCGACAAGTCTCGTCCGCTGTCGAAGGACGAGATGGAGAAAATCGTTCGCGATCTTTTGGCGAAGCTGGAGCAGCCTGATTCGTTCGTCGGCTGGACGATGGTGATGCTCGCTTCCGAATTCTGGCGCGATCAAATCGCGGCGGTTCCGCACGAGCGCCGGTTGTTTCTGCTGCCGCACTGCCTGAAGCATGCCGAAGGGTGCCCGGCCGACTACGACCAGTTTGGTCTCGACTGCAAAACGTGCGGCGCGTGCAGCATCGCCGACTATCGCACCATCGCCGAAGAGATGGGTTACAAGGTGCTGGTCGCCGAAGGCTCGCCGATCGTGATGAAGATCATCGTCAGCGGGCATGTCGACGCGATCGTCGGCGTCGCTTGTTTGAACGTCCTCGAAAAGGCGATCGACAAGATTCTGATGGCCGGCATCCCGTGCATGGCGGTGCCGCTCCTCTCGAGCGATTGCCGCAACACGTCGGTCGACGAAGACTGGGTCCATGACATGATCCAGGTGCCGCATCAGCAGCCGCAACAGACGACCCGCAGCTACGTCCACTTGATGCGAGCCGCGTCGGCGCTGTTTGAAGAAAAGGAGCTGACCCGCTTGGTTCAGCCGCAGCGGAAAGGTCCGACGCTGGCCGAAGTGAACGGCCATGGCGCCGCGGCGCTCGATCCGATCTCGGCGACCGAAAAGCTGGCGCTCGACTTTCTCGCGCGCGGCGGGAAGTACTCGCGCCCTTTCACCACGCTAGCCGTCTATGACGCGCTGACCGGCGGAGAGGGAACGACCGGCAAGGGCGCCGATCGCGTTGCGGAGTATTCCGATTCGGTCCGGCGAACCGCCCTGGCGATCGAAACGTTCCACAAAGCGTCGCTCGTTCACGACGACATCGAAGACGACGACGCCTACCGTTACGGCGACATCACGGTGCATCGCAAGTATGGCGTGCCGACGGCGATTAACCTGGGCGACTACATGATCGGCCTCGGGTATCGCCTGGTAAGTCGCGATCGCAAAGAGTTGGGGTGCGACAAGGCGGCCCGGATTCTTGATTGCCTGGCCGACTGTCATATGCGTTTGTCGGAAGGGCAGGGCGCCGAACTGTTGTGGCGCGACGCTTCGGACAAGTCGCTGAAGCCGGTCGACGCGTTGAAGATCTACGCTTTGAAGACTTCGCCGGCGTTTGAGGCGGCGCTGCAGTGCGGCGCGATTCTCAGCGACGCCGAGCAAGACTATACCGAGCCGATGCGGCTCTTCGCCCGCCATGTCGGCATCGCCTTCCAGATCTTGAACGACCTGAAGGATTGGCGCGGCGATAGCGACAACAAAATGTCGGCCGGCGGCGACGTGTTGGGTGGTCGCCCGACCGTCCTGTGGGCGCTGGCATTAGAAAATCTTAATGAGGCGCATCGTACAGAACTGATGGGGCTGATCGGCGATGATTCGCAGAGTGCGACGTCGCGAGTCGCCCGCGTTCGCGAGTTGTACGCGAAGGCCGGGGTGTTTGACGCCGCCCAGCGTTTGGTCGAAAAGTACCGAGCGCGCGCCGAGGAAATTGCCGATCAGTTAGAGCCGGAAGAACTGCGCCGACTGATGTATTACTTAGCAGACACCATCCTGGACGACCCGGCCGCCTCGCAACCGCCGGTCGTCGTCCATACGTTGACGACCGACCTGGCCGTCACCCCCGCCTAA
- a CDS encoding acyl-CoA thioesterase, which translates to MPEVYHTKRRVEFRDTDAAGIMHFSAFAVYMEQVEHEFLRHVGLSVHTPDGDATISWPRVSIRCDFQSPVRFEDEFDISIVVKKIGARSVTYGFAFSHDGRPVATGETTAVCCRIFHKQPPKSIDIPDWFRDKIVPYLVA; encoded by the coding sequence ATGCCTGAGGTTTATCACACGAAGCGACGCGTCGAATTTCGCGATACCGACGCCGCCGGCATCATGCACTTCTCGGCGTTCGCCGTTTACATGGAGCAGGTCGAGCACGAATTCCTGCGCCATGTCGGGCTGTCGGTTCATACGCCGGACGGCGACGCGACGATCAGCTGGCCGCGGGTTTCGATCCGCTGCGACTTTCAGAGCCCGGTCCGCTTTGAGGATGAGTTCGACATCTCGATCGTGGTGAAAAAGATCGGCGCGCGGAGCGTGACGTACGGCTTCGCCTTCTCGCATGACGGTCGCCCGGTCGCAACCGGCGAAACGACCGCCGTCTGCTGCCGCATTTTCCACAAGCAGCCGCCGAAGTCGATCGACATCCCTGACTGGTTTCGGGACAAGATCGTCCCCTATCTCGTCGCCTAA
- a CDS encoding DUF3311 domain-containing protein — MKYLIWSLVAALIILHQDFWNWDNANLIFGFLPVTLFYQICISLGAGLTWFLAVQFAWPAELEYIEQQLEEKEGED, encoded by the coding sequence ATGAAATATCTCATTTGGTCGCTCGTGGCGGCCCTGATCATCCTGCATCAGGACTTCTGGAATTGGGACAACGCCAATCTGATATTTGGCTTTCTCCCGGTCACCCTCTTCTATCAGATCTGCATTTCGCTTGGCGCCGGGCTGACCTGGTTCCTGGCGGTCCAGTTCGCCTGGCCGGCGGAGCTGGAATACATCGAGCAGCAGCTGGAAGAGAAAGAGGGAGAAGATTAA
- a CDS encoding prenyltransferase/squalene oxidase repeat-containing protein, with product MNNYLPELTVRIATGLGVVDAEIRDRHTRFIVARQQADGGFGGREGASDLYYTSFALRSLAILGELHGDLAERSCTFLRSRLGGQETIVDFLSLIYSAGLLETAAGLDVFAAAADDWRLQVAVALEKLRRDDGGYAKGELGSASSTYHTFLVLLCLQLIEQPIPQPERIRDFLLSQEAEDGGFREIKASKRAGTNPTAAAIGALRIIDALEQDVADGAIDFLLEMQNDEGGLRANTRIPIADLLSTFTGCLTLTDLGALHEIDTAAAMRYVEGLQQPGGGFFGAAWDEVADVEYTFYGLGGLAILHP from the coding sequence ATGAACAACTATCTGCCCGAACTGACGGTCCGCATTGCGACCGGCCTGGGAGTGGTCGACGCCGAGATCCGTGATCGCCACACGCGGTTTATCGTCGCGCGTCAGCAGGCCGACGGCGGCTTCGGCGGACGTGAAGGCGCGAGCGATCTCTATTACACCTCGTTCGCATTGCGGTCGCTGGCGATTCTCGGCGAACTGCATGGGGACCTGGCCGAGCGCTCTTGTACGTTTCTCCGCTCGCGATTGGGTGGACAAGAGACGATCGTCGACTTTCTGTCGCTGATCTACAGCGCAGGACTCTTGGAAACGGCGGCGGGGCTCGACGTCTTCGCCGCTGCGGCCGACGATTGGCGATTGCAAGTCGCCGTGGCGCTGGAGAAACTGCGGCGCGACGACGGGGGTTACGCCAAGGGAGAGTTGGGTTCGGCCAGCAGCACCTATCACACGTTTCTGGTGCTGCTCTGTCTGCAACTGATCGAGCAGCCGATTCCGCAGCCGGAGCGAATCCGCGACTTTCTCCTTTCGCAAGAAGCGGAGGATGGCGGCTTTCGCGAAATCAAAGCGAGCAAGCGCGCCGGGACCAATCCGACCGCCGCGGCGATCGGGGCGCTGCGAATCATCGACGCGCTGGAGCAGGACGTCGCCGATGGGGCGATCGATTTTTTGCTCGAAATGCAAAATGACGAGGGGGGGCTGCGGGCGAACACCCGTATTCCGATCGCCGATCTGCTGAGCACGTTCACCGGTTGCCTGACGCTGACCGATTTGGGGGCGTTGCACGAGATCGACACCGCCGCGGCGATGCGTTACGTTGAAGGCTTACAACAACCGGGCGGCGGCTTCTTTGGCGCCGCTTGGGACGAAGTCGCCGACGTCGAATACACGTTCTACGGTTTAGGCGGCCTCGCGATCTTGCATCCCTAA
- a CDS encoding ABC transporter ATP-binding protein encodes MADLEVVSLRKQYPTRGEPLVVLKEANLALNAGENLAILGPSGSGKSTLLYCLGALESPTSGTVTLEGLNPFELPEPKLADFRNRKIGFIFQDHHLLPQLSVLENVLVPTLAAGAATNAEIERAKYLIDRVGLTKRISHRPAELSGGERQRVAVARSLIHQPRLLLADEPTGNLDRTNAETIGRLLLDLQAAENAMLVAVTHSQELAEMFAERRNLDDGRLQ; translated from the coding sequence ATGGCCGATCTCGAAGTCGTTTCGCTGCGTAAACAATACCCGACCCGCGGCGAACCGTTGGTCGTCCTCAAAGAAGCCAACCTCGCGCTCAACGCCGGCGAGAACCTGGCGATCCTGGGACCGAGCGGTTCCGGCAAGAGCACGCTCCTCTACTGCCTCGGCGCGCTCGAATCGCCGACCAGTGGCACGGTGACGCTCGAAGGACTAAATCCGTTTGAGCTGCCGGAGCCGAAGCTGGCCGATTTCCGCAATCGCAAAATCGGTTTCATCTTTCAGGACCATCATCTGCTGCCGCAGCTCTCGGTCCTGGAAAACGTATTGGTGCCGACCTTGGCGGCCGGCGCTGCGACCAATGCCGAAATCGAGCGTGCCAAGTATTTGATCGACCGAGTGGGACTGACGAAGCGAATCAGTCATCGCCCGGCGGAACTATCTGGCGGCGAACGACAACGAGTCGCGGTGGCGCGTAGTTTGATTCATCAGCCGCGATTGCTGCTCGCCGATGAGCCGACCGGTAATCTGGATCGAACCAATGCCGAGACGATTGGGCGATTGCTCCTTGATCTGCAAGCGGCCGAGAACGCGATGCTGGTCGCGGTGACGCATAGCCAGGAGTTGGCCGAGATGTTCGCCGAGCGGCGGAACTTGGACGATGGACGCCTTCAATAA
- a CDS encoding prenyltransferase/squalene oxidase repeat-containing protein — MDLDRLQRCYAIARDDLLAQRNSQGHWIGELSTSALSTATAVSALQLVVRNDPSQTELLQPLIEGGVRYLRENQNPDGGWGDTDRSYSNIATTMLAVAALTIADRGEELADQIAFAENYIEAHGGLAGLRRRYGKDKTFAVPILTNYALAGLVDWREVSPLPFELACLPQKFYKLVKLPVVSYAIPALVAIGQARYFHRPPLNPLMRGLRAAAVKKSLSVLTRMQPASGGYLEAAPLTSFVVMSLASIGQAKHPVAKNGVRFLIDSVRPDGSWPIDTNLANWVTTLSINALASGGDDVAQLDCLPWVLSNQYQEVHPFTGADPGGWGWTDLSGSVPDADDTPGAMLAIAHFFHSPTSDNKTRQQIAAAARSGARWLLDLQNGDGGWPTFCEGWGTQPFDRSGSDLTAHAIRALHVWRDELMDLPIERAIERGFRYLQKQQREDGSWLPLWFGNQDQHDDENPIYGTVKVLLAYRDLGKMRSDPARKGVAWLASQQNSDGGFGGGASVPTLCGGATPSSVEETALAVEALLGADKRDISPEILPQAIGWLCDGVEEGSYVNCSPIGFYFSKLWYYEKLYPRVMTVASLGAALQAFASVPPAPATATTISDQ; from the coding sequence ATGGACCTGGATCGACTTCAGCGCTGCTATGCGATTGCCCGCGATGATCTTCTCGCCCAGCGAAATTCGCAGGGACATTGGATCGGCGAGCTGTCGACTTCGGCTCTTTCGACGGCGACGGCGGTCAGCGCCCTGCAGCTGGTCGTCCGCAATGATCCGTCGCAAACCGAGCTTTTGCAGCCGCTGATCGAGGGGGGAGTACGCTATCTCCGCGAAAATCAAAATCCAGACGGCGGTTGGGGAGACACCGACCGCAGCTATTCCAATATCGCCACCACGATGCTGGCGGTCGCCGCCCTGACGATCGCCGATCGGGGCGAAGAACTCGCCGATCAGATCGCCTTCGCCGAGAACTACATCGAAGCGCATGGCGGGCTTGCGGGACTCCGCCGTCGGTACGGCAAAGACAAGACGTTCGCCGTCCCGATTTTGACGAACTACGCACTCGCGGGACTGGTCGATTGGCGCGAAGTTTCGCCGCTGCCGTTTGAGCTCGCTTGTCTGCCGCAGAAGTTTTACAAGCTGGTGAAGCTGCCGGTCGTCAGCTATGCGATTCCGGCTTTGGTGGCGATCGGGCAAGCGCGGTACTTCCATCGTCCTCCGCTCAATCCGCTGATGCGCGGGCTGCGTGCGGCGGCGGTGAAGAAGAGCTTGTCAGTACTTACGCGGATGCAGCCGGCCAGCGGCGGTTATCTGGAAGCGGCGCCGCTGACCAGTTTCGTGGTGATGAGTCTGGCGAGTATCGGGCAAGCGAAACATCCGGTCGCAAAAAATGGCGTTCGGTTTTTGATCGATTCCGTTCGCCCCGACGGAAGCTGGCCGATTGATACGAATCTGGCCAACTGGGTGACGACTCTTTCGATCAATGCGCTGGCCAGCGGCGGCGATGATGTGGCGCAGCTCGATTGCTTGCCGTGGGTACTGTCGAACCAATACCAAGAGGTTCATCCCTTTACCGGCGCCGATCCGGGCGGTTGGGGTTGGACCGATTTAAGCGGTTCGGTTCCCGATGCGGATGATACGCCGGGGGCTATGTTAGCGATCGCACATTTTTTTCATTCCCCGACCAGCGACAATAAGACGCGTCAGCAAATCGCCGCGGCGGCGCGCAGCGGAGCGCGTTGGCTGCTCGACTTGCAGAACGGCGACGGCGGTTGGCCCACCTTCTGCGAAGGTTGGGGAACGCAACCGTTTGACCGCAGCGGCAGCGATTTGACGGCGCATGCGATTCGTGCGCTGCATGTCTGGCGCGACGAGCTAATGGACTTGCCGATCGAGCGGGCGATCGAGCGCGGGTTCCGTTACTTGCAAAAACAACAGCGAGAAGATGGTTCGTGGTTGCCGCTGTGGTTTGGCAATCAGGACCAGCATGATGACGAGAACCCGATTTACGGGACGGTGAAAGTTTTGTTGGCGTACCGAGATCTGGGAAAAATGAGGAGCGACCCGGCCCGCAAAGGGGTCGCGTGGCTCGCATCGCAGCAGAATTCGGACGGCGGATTTGGGGGTGGAGCGAGCGTTCCCACTCTTTGCGGGGGGGCGACCCCGAGCAGCGTGGAAGAGACCGCGCTGGCGGTCGAAGCCCTGCTGGGAGCGGACAAACGCGATATTTCGCCCGAAATTCTCCCCCAAGCGATCGGTTGGCTCTGCGACGGGGTTGAAGAGGGAAGCTACGTAAACTGTTCGCCAATCGGTTTTTACTTCTCGAAGCTGTGGTATTATGAAAAGCTCTACCCGAGAGTCATGACGGTTGCGTCCCTGGGCGCCGCGCTGCAAGCCTTCGCCAGCGTCCCGCCTGCGCCAGCGACAGCAACCACGATTTCCGATCAGTAA
- the rpsR gene encoding 30S ribosomal protein S18 — MKPANRFKARKRAKTKARVTRKDPIFVDGKRPRPMFVDYKDVELLKKLTNRHGRIVGRRKSGCTAVSQHAVTQAIKRARFMALLPYVKD; from the coding sequence ATGAAGCCTGCCAACCGATTCAAGGCTCGTAAACGGGCGAAGACCAAAGCCCGCGTCACACGTAAAGATCCGATCTTCGTCGACGGCAAGCGTCCGCGGCCGATGTTCGTGGATTACAAGGACGTCGAGCTGCTGAAGAAACTGACCAACCGCCACGGCCGGATCGTCGGTCGTCGCAAGAGCGGCTGCACCGCGGTCAGCCAACACGCTGTGACCCAAGCGATCAAACGCGCCCGGTTCATGGCTTTGCTGCCGTACGTGAAGGACTAA
- a CDS encoding sodium:solute symporter family protein, with protein MTFEPGVTQLVIICIYLALLLALGLFSNRLFSGSSKDYMLASHSIGPFLLLMSIFGTTMTAFALVGSTGESYVEGVGVYGLLASSSGIVHSLCFFVLGVKLWSFGRKYGYTTQIEFFRDRLESDKLGILLFPILVGLVIPYLLIGVMASGTVIMAVTKGAFPTFFTATGGGIPGWLGSLVVCGVVLIYVFFGGMRGTAWANTFQTIVFMILGVVTFFVIASQIGGAKGIWENLKIASESIPHDKLVRAGNHNMTYLKFATYMFVPLSVGMFPHLFQHWLTAKKASNFKLAVVAHPLFIMIVWAPCVLVGAWAAGNLVTIPPAVHDNPNAILPFLVKKFSNDVLGGFLTAGVLAAIMSSLDSQFLCVGTIFTNDIVVHYGGKGRFSDKQIVVIARVFIILIVAITYALSLLDNPRVFTLGIWCFSGFSALFPLVFACLYWKGLTKAGAYASVLTAIGMWCYYFYQSDFALNPDYSVLGMMPVAPMLLGSTLALIVVSLITPKPSEETLQKFFPAKDS; from the coding sequence ATGACGTTTGAACCAGGCGTAACGCAGCTTGTCATCATTTGCATCTACCTGGCGCTATTGCTGGCGCTCGGATTGTTTTCGAATCGCCTGTTCAGCGGTTCGAGCAAAGACTACATGCTGGCCAGTCACTCGATCGGTCCGTTCCTGCTGCTGATGTCGATCTTCGGTACGACGATGACCGCGTTCGCGCTGGTCGGTTCGACCGGCGAGTCGTACGTGGAAGGGGTCGGCGTTTACGGGCTACTCGCTTCGTCGAGCGGTATCGTTCACTCCCTCTGTTTTTTCGTCCTGGGGGTCAAACTGTGGTCCTTCGGCCGCAAGTATGGCTACACGACGCAGATCGAGTTTTTCCGCGATCGGCTGGAAAGCGACAAGCTGGGGATCCTTCTCTTTCCGATCTTGGTTGGGTTGGTGATTCCGTACTTGTTGATCGGCGTGATGGCCTCAGGCACGGTGATCATGGCGGTGACCAAGGGAGCGTTTCCGACGTTTTTTACCGCGACCGGCGGAGGAATTCCTGGTTGGCTCGGCAGTCTGGTCGTCTGCGGCGTCGTGCTGATTTACGTTTTCTTTGGCGGGATGCGCGGCACCGCGTGGGCGAATACCTTTCAGACGATCGTCTTTATGATTCTCGGCGTGGTGACCTTCTTCGTGATCGCGTCGCAGATCGGTGGGGCCAAGGGGATCTGGGAAAACTTGAAGATTGCGTCGGAGTCGATTCCGCACGACAAGCTGGTTCGCGCCGGCAATCACAATATGACCTACCTGAAGTTTGCGACGTACATGTTCGTGCCCCTTTCGGTCGGGATGTTTCCCCACTTGTTCCAGCATTGGCTGACCGCCAAAAAGGCGAGCAACTTCAAGCTGGCGGTGGTCGCTCATCCGCTGTTCATCATGATCGTCTGGGCGCCGTGCGTGTTGGTCGGAGCTTGGGCGGCCGGCAACCTGGTCACGATTCCTCCGGCAGTCCACGACAACCCGAATGCGATTTTGCCCTTCCTGGTGAAGAAATTCTCCAACGACGTGCTCGGCGGCTTTTTGACGGCCGGGGTGTTGGCGGCCATCATGTCGTCGCTCGATAGTCAGTTCCTCTGCGTTGGGACGATCTTTACCAACGACATCGTCGTCCACTACGGCGGCAAGGGACGGTTCAGCGATAAGCAGATCGTGGTAATCGCGCGAGTCTTCATTATTTTGATCGTCGCGATCACCTACGCTTTGAGCCTATTGGACAATCCGCGCGTCTTTACGCTGGGGATCTGGTGCTTTAGTGGGTTCTCGGCCCTCTTCCCGCTTGTGTTCGCTTGCCTCTATTGGAAGGGGTTAACCAAGGCCGGCGCTTACGCCTCGGTCCTGACGGCGATTGGGATGTGGTGCTATTACTTTTACCAATCCGACTTTGCCCTGAACCCCGACTACTCGGTGCTGGGAATGATGCCGGTCGCCCCGATGTTGCTCGGTTCGACGCTGGCTTTGATCGTCGTTTCGCTGATCACTCCGAAGCCGAGCGAAGAAACCCTGCAAAAGTTTTTCCCGGCCAAAGATTCGTAA